The Acidianus infernus genome window below encodes:
- a CDS encoding RAMP superfamily CRISPR-associated protein — translation MVSYLFRLYFKPVSPLLIGGIREGVETYFLEERGEKIIPFSSWKGAFKRVSELVAKSYNDPILKSHIDDGHENPPSDEAEKIAEKVCEKSCKGSELKKTEYGFLFSAGGSYNKKEVVDLISKFLAYKQCPIEGIYGSELFAGKVVFSDSLISSSTLIELTRTTIDRKTWTVKERHLYTEELLFPDKIEVKVLLRNPNDKEIKLWKETLDFIEKLGLQIGNGKSKGQGLLNLDVKESTFRKVDGTKISPEENIEKFR, via the coding sequence ATGGTTTCATATCTATTCAGGCTGTATTTCAAGCCTGTCTCGCCACTTTTAATAGGAGGAATAAGGGAAGGGGTAGAGACGTACTTCCTAGAAGAGAGAGGAGAGAAAATAATACCATTCAGCTCGTGGAAAGGAGCCTTTAAGAGGGTTAGCGAGTTAGTTGCAAAGTCTTATAACGATCCAATCTTGAAATCTCATATTGACGACGGGCACGAGAATCCACCTAGCGATGAGGCTGAGAAAATTGCAGAAAAAGTTTGCGAGAAATCTTGTAAAGGGAGCGAATTGAAGAAGACCGAATACGGTTTCCTTTTCTCCGCAGGAGGAAGTTACAATAAGAAAGAAGTCGTCGACCTTATTTCCAAGTTTTTAGCTTATAAACAATGTCCAATAGAGGGAATTTACGGTTCTGAGCTATTTGCAGGAAAGGTAGTTTTCTCCGATTCGTTGATTTCTTCCTCAACGCTTATCGAATTAACTAGGACTACCATAGATAGGAAAACTTGGACTGTGAAGGAAAGGCACCTTTATACAGAGGAACTACTTTTCCCTGACAAGATCGAGGTTAAAGTGCTACTAAGAAATCCTAATGACAAGGAGATAAAGCTGTGGAAGGAAACCTTGGACTTCATTGAGAAACTCGGTTTGCAGATTGGTAACGGAAAAAGCAAAGGACAGGGATTATTGAACCTAGATGTAAAAGAAAGCACGTTTAGAAAGGTTGACGGGACGAAAATAAGCCCAGAAGAGAATATAGAGAAATTTAGATAG
- a CDS encoding TM1812 family CRISPR-associated protein, producing MSNKPQLLAVIRCSKISPKSICQADKRNLLAHVGFEQNVTYLWKENGEICMSYC from the coding sequence ATTAGTAATAAACCTCAACTTCTTGCTGTCATTAGATGTTCTAAAATTTCTCCAAAATCTATTTGCCAAGCTGATAAGAGAAATCTATTAGCTCATGTAGGTTTTGAACAAAACGTTACGTATTTATGGAAAGAGAATGGAGAAATTTGCATGAGCTATTGCTAA
- a CDS encoding RAMP superfamily CRISPR-associated protein produces MIIRVKAKTLNSLTVGGNTSIGSVDISFNELGIPGSSIKGAMRTAISKAIEEGEVSGYSSCGEIEPSKMRDCDVCRVFGYPNHEGIVNVHGVKIAPHAVLTRVKIDDATLKAMDKSLFKQEVIKPNTEFEFIVEVKDNASCREIKLVLLSLFYLRLWRLGRGGMIDLKVEEFPQGCDFSDLESLKRWLWE; encoded by the coding sequence ATGATAATAAGAGTAAAAGCAAAAACCCTTAATTCACTAACTGTAGGAGGTAACACTTCAATAGGTTCAGTTGACATCAGCTTTAACGAACTGGGCATTCCAGGGTCTTCAATAAAAGGGGCCATGAGGACTGCAATAAGTAAGGCAATTGAGGAAGGGGAAGTGAGTGGCTATAGTTCGTGCGGAGAAATTGAGCCTTCAAAGATGAGGGATTGCGACGTTTGCAGGGTATTCGGATATCCAAACCACGAAGGAATTGTTAACGTTCACGGAGTTAAAATTGCCCCTCATGCAGTGTTAACTAGAGTTAAAATAGACGATGCAACCTTAAAGGCAATGGATAAATCCCTCTTTAAGCAGGAGGTTATAAAACCAAACACGGAGTTCGAATTCATAGTAGAAGTGAAAGACAACGCTTCGTGCAGGGAGATAAAACTAGTTCTCCTCTCATTGTTTTACCTAAGGCTTTGGAGGTTGGGTAGAGGAGGAATGATTGATTTGAAGGTTGAAGAATTTCCCCAAGGCTGTGATTTCTCAGACTTGGAAAGTTTAAAGAGGTGGTTGTGGGAATGA